One genomic region from Grus americana isolate bGruAme1 chromosome 15, bGruAme1.mat, whole genome shotgun sequence encodes:
- the CLEC19A gene encoding C-type lectin domain family 19 member A, protein MGSGWHLCWLLSAALLAARAFPQTNIKISQAMPEPVHAYSCPLFWTEYEGHCYRYFPINKTWAEADLYCAEFSIGIRSAKLASIHSWEENVFVYDLVNSRVPGIPTDIWTGLNDLRQEGHFEWTDGSSYDYHYWDGSQPDDGIHSIPEEEDCVQIWYRHSSALRSWNDNACGRAFPFVCKIPSLALD, encoded by the exons ATGGGCAGCGGGTGGCACCTGTGCTGGCTCCTCTCCGCGGCGCTGCTCGCCGCCCGGGCTTTCCCCCAGACCAACATCAAGATCAGCCAAG CCATGCCGGAGCCCGTCCACGCCTACTCCTGCCCGCTCTTCTGGACCGAGTACGAAGGCCATTGCTACCGGTACTTCCCCATCAACAAAACCTGGGCTGAAGCTGATCTCTATTGCGCTGAGTTCTCCATTGGCATCAGATCAGCCAAGCTGGCCTCCATCCACAG CTGGGAAGAAAACGTCTTCGTGTACGACCTGGTGAACAGCCGCGTGCCCGGCATCCCCACTGACATCTGGACGGGGCTCAACGACCTGCGGCAG GAGGGTCACTTCGAGTGGACGGACGGCTCCTCCTACGACTACCACTACTGGGACGGCAGTCAGCCCGACGACGGGATCCACTCCATCCCCGAGGAGGAGGACTGCGTGCAGATCTGGTACAGGCACAGCAGCG CGCTGCGCTCCTGGAACGACAACGCCTGCGGCAGAGCCTTCCCCTTCGTCTGCAAGATCCCCTCGCTGGCCCTGGACTGA